The Bradyrhizobium ottawaense genome window below encodes:
- a CDS encoding O-acetyl-ADP-ribose deacetylase — translation MTQLTRRIGGAELEVIVADITTLSVDAIVNAANTSLLGGGGVDGAIHRAAGPDLVAECRMLHGCKTGDAKITKGYRLKAAHVIHTVGPVWNGGTLGEDDLLASCYRRSMELCGKHKLTSVAFPAISTGIFRFPAGRAADIAVRTTIEGLAVAPSVARVVFCCFAEPSAKLHAEALARHAGPCA, via the coding sequence GTGACCCAGCTGACGCGCCGGATCGGCGGCGCCGAGCTCGAGGTCATTGTCGCAGACATCACCACACTGAGCGTTGACGCCATCGTCAACGCGGCCAATACGTCGCTCCTTGGTGGGGGCGGCGTGGATGGTGCGATCCATCGGGCCGCAGGGCCCGATCTGGTCGCCGAATGCCGCATGCTCCACGGCTGCAAGACGGGTGATGCCAAGATCACCAAAGGCTACCGGCTCAAGGCTGCCCATGTGATCCACACCGTCGGACCGGTCTGGAATGGCGGCACGCTCGGAGAGGACGATCTGCTCGCGTCCTGTTATCGCCGCTCGATGGAGCTGTGCGGGAAGCACAAGCTGACCTCGGTGGCATTCCCCGCGATTTCGACCGGCATTTTCCGCTTCCCCGCCGGCCGGGCGGCCGATATCGCCGTTCGTACCACAATCGAAGGGCTCGCCGTGGCGCCGTCCGTGGCCCGCGTGGTGTTCTGCTGCTTCGCCGAGCCGAGCGCCAAGCTCCATGCCGAGGCACTTGCGCGACACGCCGGCCCTTGTGCCTGA
- a CDS encoding serine hydrolase domain-containing protein, with the protein MISQSGLRALVCGALVSLGAMSLARAEGTYEIPAGAHFNQDKLGKVSEFFKNEVATGKIAGATVLIRQHGKPVYHEAFGVQDVVSKAPITDKTIFRLFSMSKAITSVVAMQLVEDGKIKLDDPVSKYIPSFANVKVGVEKKAEDGTKSLELVPPNRPMTVHDLMTHTSGITYGFYGDSLVRKAYRDANIYAGDFDLAEFAERIAKLPLHNQPGALWQYGHSTDVLARVMEIAAGKPLIDIMREKLLDPLGMVDTGFFVTAPEKQKLLAQPVPNDSDFRVGRINDPTVVKKMQFASGGMVTTMADYERFAQMLLNGGSLDGKTILKPETFKLMTTDQLGPKSGVDRDYFYFPGDGFGFGLGLAVRTDPGNAKPPPPGNLGELKWDGASGCYFVIDPKQDMFFVLLEQTPTERQRVQRTLKQLVYEAMEK; encoded by the coding sequence ATGATTTCACAGTCTGGACTGCGTGCGCTGGTCTGCGGCGCGCTGGTGTCGCTCGGTGCGATGTCGCTGGCGCGAGCGGAGGGCACCTACGAGATTCCGGCCGGTGCGCATTTCAATCAGGACAAGCTCGGCAAGGTCAGCGAATTCTTCAAGAACGAGGTTGCGACCGGCAAGATCGCCGGCGCGACCGTGCTGATCCGGCAGCATGGCAAGCCGGTCTATCACGAAGCCTTCGGCGTGCAGGACGTGGTCAGCAAGGCGCCGATCACGGACAAGACCATCTTCCGCCTGTTCTCGATGTCCAAGGCAATCACTTCGGTGGTCGCGATGCAATTGGTCGAGGACGGCAAGATCAAGTTGGATGATCCCGTCTCGAAGTACATTCCGTCCTTCGCCAACGTGAAGGTCGGCGTCGAGAAGAAGGCGGAGGACGGCACCAAGTCGCTCGAGCTGGTGCCGCCGAACCGGCCGATGACGGTGCACGATTTGATGACGCACACCTCCGGCATCACCTACGGCTTCTATGGCGACAGCCTGGTCCGCAAGGCCTATCGCGATGCCAACATCTACGCGGGCGATTTCGACCTCGCCGAGTTCGCCGAGCGTATTGCCAAGCTGCCACTGCACAACCAGCCGGGCGCGCTCTGGCAATACGGCCATTCCACCGACGTGCTGGCACGCGTGATGGAGATCGCGGCCGGCAAGCCGCTGATCGACATCATGCGGGAGAAGCTGCTCGATCCGCTCGGCATGGTCGACACCGGCTTCTTCGTCACCGCTCCCGAGAAGCAGAAGCTTCTGGCGCAGCCGGTGCCGAACGACAGCGACTTCCGCGTTGGCCGGATCAACGATCCGACCGTGGTCAAGAAGATGCAGTTCGCCAGCGGTGGCATGGTGACGACCATGGCCGATTATGAGCGCTTCGCGCAGATGCTGCTCAACGGCGGCAGCCTCGACGGCAAGACCATTCTCAAGCCCGAGACGTTCAAGCTGATGACGACCGATCAGCTCGGCCCCAAATCAGGCGTCGACCGCGACTATTTCTATTTCCCCGGCGACGGTTTCGGCTTCGGCCTCGGGCTCGCGGTGCGCACCGATCCCGGCAACGCCAAGCCGCCGCCGCCCGGCAATCTCGGCGAGTTGAAATGGGACGGCGCCTCCGGCTGCTATTTCGTGATCGATCCCAAGCAGGACATGTTTTTCGTGCTGCTGGAGCAGACCCCGACCGAGCGCCAGCGCGTGCAGCGGACATTGAAGCAGCTGGTCTATGAAGCCATGGAGAAGTGA
- a CDS encoding serine hydrolase domain-containing protein has translation MFGRRALIAALAFLFGVVSAQASSERAARNLSPEGLAKVSDYIRNEIATGKIPGAILLLQQHGKPVYYENFGVRDVATESSMSADTIFRLYSMSKPITSVMAMMLVEEGKLALDDPVSKYIPAFAGMKVGVEKKAEDSKVALALEPLERPVTIKDLLRHTSGLPYGYHDGGAVRELYAEANLFNSNLSNADFAAKIATLPLVEQPGTVWDYGFSTDVLGRVVEVISGKTLLQFERERLLDPLGMTETAFFVADPAKFPRIAEPMPEDRNINPTTQVRDIRRPVKWESGGGGMVGTVGDYARFAQMLLNGGSYEGRRYLKPETIVLMASDHIGPETKIARDQNYYPGGSSGFGLGFAVRTSVPPGTSWPLGEYRWDGVGGTFFFIDPEDDLFGIFMVQTPSQRGRIQLALKTLIYQAMGR, from the coding sequence ATGTTCGGGCGCCGCGCGCTGATCGCGGCGCTCGCCTTTCTGTTCGGTGTCGTGAGTGCGCAGGCGAGCTCCGAGCGCGCCGCGCGCAACCTCTCGCCCGAGGGCCTGGCAAAGGTTTCCGACTACATCCGGAACGAGATCGCCACCGGCAAGATTCCCGGCGCCATTCTGCTGCTCCAGCAGCATGGGAAGCCGGTCTATTACGAGAATTTCGGCGTTCGCGATGTCGCGACCGAGAGTTCGATGAGCGCGGACACGATCTTCCGTCTCTATTCGATGTCGAAGCCGATCACATCAGTCATGGCGATGATGCTGGTCGAGGAGGGCAAGCTCGCGCTCGACGATCCGGTCTCGAAATACATTCCTGCTTTCGCCGGCATGAAGGTCGGCGTGGAGAAGAAGGCCGAGGATAGCAAGGTCGCTCTGGCGCTGGAGCCGCTGGAGCGTCCCGTCACGATCAAGGACCTCTTGCGCCACACCTCGGGGCTGCCTTACGGCTATCATGACGGCGGCGCAGTGCGCGAGCTCTATGCCGAAGCCAATCTCTTCAACAGTAATCTCAGCAATGCCGACTTCGCCGCGAAAATCGCCACGCTGCCGCTGGTCGAGCAGCCGGGCACGGTGTGGGACTACGGCTTCTCCACCGACGTGCTCGGCCGCGTCGTCGAGGTGATCTCAGGAAAGACGCTGCTCCAGTTCGAGAGAGAACGGCTGCTCGATCCGCTCGGCATGACCGAGACGGCGTTCTTCGTCGCCGATCCCGCTAAATTTCCGCGCATTGCCGAGCCGATGCCGGAGGATCGCAACATCAATCCGACGACGCAGGTTCGCGATATCAGGCGGCCGGTGAAGTGGGAATCGGGCGGCGGGGGGATGGTCGGCACAGTCGGCGACTACGCCCGCTTCGCGCAGATGCTGCTGAATGGCGGCAGCTATGAAGGCCGGCGCTATCTCAAGCCCGAGACCATCGTGCTGATGGCGTCGGATCACATCGGGCCGGAAACGAAGATCGCGCGCGATCAGAACTATTATCCGGGCGGCAGCTCCGGCTTCGGCCTCGGCTTTGCGGTGCGCACCTCGGTGCCGCCGGGGACGTCATGGCCGCTTGGCGAATATCGCTGGGACGGCGTCGGCGGCACCTTCTTCTTCATCGATCCCGAAGACGATCTGTTCGGAATCTTCATGGTGCAGACCCCGTCGCAACGCGGCCGGATCCAGCTGGCGTTGAAGACGCTGATCTATCAGGCGATGGGGCGGTGA
- a CDS encoding threonine aldolase family protein — MLYTPPPIDPKAPPVRINLLSDTQTKPTAAMRDAMARAEVGDEQVGDDPTVNALCERVAALMGKEAAVYMPSGTMCNVTATLVHCRPGDEILAHETAHIIAREGGAHAAIGGFQVTQLKGPDGQFTPETFRKALHPRTRYQPPQTVVSVEQTANIGGGTIWKKAVLDEIVAIAKQHGLVTHMDGARLLNATVASGISPRDMTAGWDSAWIDFSKGLGAPIGGVLAGSRAFIDAVWQWKQRLGGSMRQAGICAAACIYALDHHVDRLADDHANARALARGLSQIPGVEVQEPETNLVFFKPDGAGIAGDKMVAALRQRGVTLAMMDGRIRACTHLDVNAAQIEETIGYVREIVRGA, encoded by the coding sequence ATGCTCTACACCCCTCCCCCCATCGATCCCAAGGCGCCGCCGGTGCGCATCAATCTGCTCTCGGACACGCAGACGAAGCCGACGGCCGCGATGCGCGACGCCATGGCGCGGGCAGAGGTCGGCGACGAGCAGGTCGGTGACGATCCGACCGTGAATGCGCTGTGCGAGCGCGTCGCCGCGCTGATGGGCAAGGAAGCCGCGGTCTATATGCCCTCGGGCACGATGTGCAACGTGACCGCGACCCTGGTGCATTGCCGTCCCGGCGACGAGATTTTGGCGCACGAGACCGCGCACATCATCGCCCGCGAAGGCGGCGCGCATGCCGCGATCGGCGGCTTCCAGGTCACCCAGTTGAAGGGCCCCGACGGCCAGTTCACGCCGGAGACGTTCCGGAAAGCCCTGCATCCCCGCACGCGCTACCAGCCGCCGCAGACCGTCGTCAGCGTCGAGCAGACCGCCAATATCGGCGGCGGCACGATCTGGAAGAAGGCCGTGCTCGACGAGATCGTCGCGATCGCCAAGCAGCACGGGCTCGTCACCCACATGGACGGCGCGCGCCTGCTCAACGCCACCGTCGCCAGCGGCATCTCTCCGCGCGACATGACCGCCGGCTGGGACTCGGCCTGGATCGACTTCTCCAAAGGCCTGGGCGCGCCGATCGGCGGGGTGCTCGCGGGCTCGCGCGCCTTCATCGATGCGGTCTGGCAGTGGAAGCAGCGCCTCGGCGGATCGATGCGGCAGGCCGGCATCTGCGCCGCCGCCTGCATCTACGCGCTCGACCATCACGTCGACCGCCTCGCCGACGACCACGCCAATGCGCGCGCGCTCGCCCGCGGGCTGTCGCAGATCCCCGGCGTCGAGGTGCAGGAGCCCGAGACCAATCTCGTGTTTTTCAAGCCCGACGGCGCCGGCATTGCCGGCGACAAGATGGTTGCAGCGCTGCGCCAGCGCGGCGTGACGCTTGCGATGATGGACGGCCGCATCCGCGCCTGCACCCATCTCGACGTCAATGCGGCTCAGATCGAGGAGACGATCGGGTACGTCAGAGAGATCGTGCGCGGGGCGTGA
- the rpsD gene encoding 30S ribosomal protein S4, translated as MTKRSEAKYKLDRRMGQNIWGRPKSPVNRREYGPGQHGQRRKGKLSDFGVQLRAKQKLKGYYANISERQFHGIYVEASRLKGDTGENLIGLLERRLDAVVYRAKFVSTIFAARQFINHGHIKVNGRKVNISSYQLKVGDVIEVKEASKQLAHVLEASQLPERDTPDYLEVDHGKMTAKYVRIPGLSDVPFPVQMEPHLVVEFYSR; from the coding sequence ATGACTAAGCGCAGTGAGGCGAAGTACAAACTCGATCGCCGTATGGGCCAGAACATCTGGGGCCGCCCGAAGAGCCCCGTGAATCGCCGCGAATACGGCCCCGGCCAGCATGGCCAGCGCCGCAAGGGCAAGCTCTCGGACTTCGGCGTGCAGCTGCGCGCCAAGCAGAAGCTGAAGGGCTACTACGCCAACATCTCCGAGCGGCAGTTCCACGGCATCTATGTCGAGGCGAGCCGCCTCAAGGGTGACACCGGCGAGAACCTGATCGGCCTGCTGGAGCGTCGTCTCGACGCGGTCGTGTACCGCGCCAAGTTCGTCTCGACGATCTTCGCCGCGCGTCAGTTCATCAACCACGGCCACATCAAGGTGAACGGCCGCAAGGTCAACATCTCGAGCTATCAGCTCAAGGTCGGCGACGTGATCGAGGTCAAGGAAGCCTCCAAGCAGCTCGCCCATGTGCTCGAAGCCAGCCAGCTCCCCGAGCGCGACACTCCCGACTATCTCGAAGTCGACCACGGCAAGATGACCGCGAAGTACGTGCGCATCCCCGGCCTCTCCGACGTGCCGTTCCCGGTGCAGATGGAGCCGCATCTGGTCGTCGAATTCTATTCGCGCTAA
- a CDS encoding acyltransferase, translated as MRGTPKPISLPRRLICDLMRASMDVPFVSLSRSLNIRPLLEARAAAAAPAGWAATFVKAFALVARDEPILRTVYAKWPWPTFYELPNSVASVAIARVEDGEECVMPQRIAAPEAMALAAVDAEIRRGKTAPIDDVPMFRKIMRATRLPLPLRRLSWAIGLNFGRQRGNWFGSFAVSSVAAYGGGELHPITPGPFIVSYGLVEPDQTIHVVIRWDHRVTDAAPIARVLTRLEQVLNTEIAAELRAAGAKPIRVVGT; from the coding sequence ATGCGGGGGACGCCAAAGCCCATTTCGCTGCCGCGCCGCTTGATTTGCGACCTCATGCGCGCGTCGATGGACGTGCCGTTCGTTTCGCTTTCCCGTTCACTCAATATCCGCCCCTTGCTCGAGGCACGCGCCGCAGCTGCCGCGCCAGCGGGCTGGGCTGCGACCTTCGTCAAGGCGTTCGCCCTGGTCGCCAGGGACGAGCCGATCCTGCGCACTGTCTACGCCAAATGGCCGTGGCCGACGTTCTACGAATTGCCGAACAGCGTGGCGTCGGTGGCGATCGCCCGGGTCGAGGATGGCGAGGAATGCGTGATGCCGCAGCGAATCGCGGCCCCCGAGGCCATGGCGCTGGCGGCGGTCGATGCCGAGATCCGGCGCGGCAAGACGGCGCCGATCGACGACGTCCCGATGTTCCGGAAGATCATGCGGGCAACCCGGCTGCCGCTACCGCTGCGGCGCCTGTCCTGGGCGATCGGCCTCAATTTCGGCCGCCAGCGCGGCAACTGGTTCGGCAGCTTTGCGGTGAGCTCGGTGGCCGCCTATGGCGGCGGCGAGCTCCACCCGATCACACCGGGCCCCTTCATCGTCAGCTACGGCCTGGTTGAGCCCGACCAGACCATTCATGTCGTGATCCGCTGGGACCACCGGGTTACCGATGCGGCCCCGATCGCCCGGGTCCTGACCCGGCTGGAACAAGTCCTGAACACTGAAATCGCTGCCGAATTGCGGGCGGCCGGCGCGAAGCCGATAAGAGTGGTCGGGACATGA
- a CDS encoding cupin domain-containing protein produces the protein MVAAPARHPGGVRGHQALSRLIATLPGTAALLGSAASGGKTMLKKTLLVLEGELNLLIDGQPEKTLKAGDSYQIPAGVVHDAKAHGDKAMKVLGVYVVDKTKPLASPAP, from the coding sequence CTGGTCGCTGCTCCAGCGCGGCATCCTGGCGGCGTTCGAGGGCATCAGGCGCTGAGCAGGCTGATTGCCACCTTGCCGGGAACTGCGGCCCTGCTAGGGTCGGCCGCATCGGGAGGAAAAACCATGCTTAAGAAGACTTTGCTCGTGCTCGAAGGCGAGCTGAACCTCCTGATCGACGGTCAGCCGGAGAAAACCCTGAAAGCCGGTGATTCCTACCAGATCCCGGCAGGCGTCGTGCACGACGCCAAGGCTCATGGCGATAAGGCCATGAAAGTGCTGGGAGTTTACGTCGTCGACAAGACCAAGCCGCTGGCTTCGCCGGCTCCCTGA
- a CDS encoding HpcH/HpaI aldolase family protein: MSVQIPPLNRLRQLWRDGRPAFGAIATIPSVQMVQIMARSLDWIIVDLEHGPIGLTEAHAMIAATTGTPCTPLVRIAANEPWLAKAPMDIGAFGINFPMITNRSDAEKAVRSVRYPPRGDRLWGPFHAPFRWGQSMPDYMASADDEMICMITIEHVDAVNRIDEIMATPGIDVAVIGPGDLATSINKRGQMDDPELLELVARAEAGILRSGVPIGGVARTADQANALVDRGYRAIALGFDWSLLQRGILAAFEGIRR; encoded by the coding sequence ATGTCGGTCCAGATCCCGCCGCTCAACCGCCTCCGCCAATTGTGGCGCGATGGCCGCCCCGCTTTCGGCGCGATAGCGACCATCCCGAGCGTGCAGATGGTGCAGATCATGGCGCGCTCGCTCGACTGGATCATCGTCGATCTCGAGCATGGCCCCATCGGGCTGACCGAAGCACACGCAATGATCGCGGCAACGACCGGCACGCCGTGCACGCCCCTGGTTCGGATCGCGGCGAATGAGCCGTGGCTTGCGAAAGCCCCGATGGACATCGGCGCCTTCGGCATCAACTTTCCGATGATCACGAACCGCAGTGATGCCGAGAAGGCGGTCCGCAGCGTGCGCTACCCGCCGCGCGGCGACCGGCTCTGGGGCCCGTTCCACGCCCCTTTCCGCTGGGGCCAGTCGATGCCGGACTACATGGCAAGCGCCGACGACGAGATGATCTGCATGATCACCATCGAGCATGTCGATGCCGTCAACCGCATCGACGAGATCATGGCAACGCCGGGCATCGACGTCGCGGTGATCGGCCCTGGCGATCTCGCCACCTCCATCAACAAGCGCGGACAGATGGACGATCCGGAGCTGCTGGAGCTGGTCGCGCGCGCCGAGGCCGGCATCCTCAGAAGCGGCGTGCCGATCGGCGGCGTGGCCCGCACTGCCGACCAGGCCAACGCCCTGGTCGACCGCGGCTACCGCGCCATCGCGCTCGGCTTCGACTGGTCGCTGCTCCAGCGCGGCATCCTGGCGGCGTTCGAGGGCATCAGGCGCTGA
- the murI gene encoding glutamate racemase, protein MTNSPTILVFDSGLGGLTVLREVVAARPDAHFAYVADDAFFPYGHHSEDEIIARVVPLMGELIGTHDPDIVVIACNTASTLVLSHLRAAYSVPFVGTVPAIKPACAQSRTRRVSVLGTKGTVKREYTKALIRDFAQGCEVTLVGSPELASLAEAELSGTSVSDGDILAELAPCFVGEDATSRTDTVVLACTHYPLLLDRLKRLAPWPVDWIDPAPAIARRVSDLLGPRIGGIAQAGAEMIFTSNRVHGLSATLTPFFGGRALA, encoded by the coding sequence GTGACCAATTCTCCGACGATCCTGGTGTTCGATTCCGGCCTTGGCGGGCTTACGGTCCTCCGCGAGGTTGTCGCCGCGCGTCCGGACGCCCATTTTGCCTACGTCGCCGACGACGCCTTCTTCCCCTACGGCCACCACAGCGAGGACGAGATCATCGCCCGCGTCGTGCCGCTGATGGGTGAACTGATCGGCACGCATGACCCTGATATCGTCGTCATCGCCTGCAACACGGCGTCCACCCTGGTCCTGTCCCACTTGCGCGCCGCTTATTCGGTGCCCTTCGTCGGCACGGTGCCGGCGATCAAGCCGGCCTGCGCGCAATCGAGGACCCGTCGCGTCTCGGTGCTCGGCACCAAGGGCACGGTGAAGCGCGAATACACCAAGGCCCTGATCCGCGATTTCGCGCAGGGCTGCGAGGTGACGCTGGTCGGGTCGCCCGAGCTTGCCTCGCTGGCTGAAGCTGAGCTCAGCGGCACTTCCGTCAGCGACGGCGACATCCTGGCCGAACTCGCCCCCTGCTTCGTCGGCGAAGACGCGACCTCGCGCACCGACACCGTCGTGCTCGCCTGCACACATTATCCGCTGCTGCTCGACCGGCTGAAGCGGCTGGCGCCCTGGCCGGTCGACTGGATCGATCCCGCGCCGGCGATCGCCCGCCGCGTCTCGGATCTGCTCGGCCCGCGCATCGGCGGCATCGCACAGGCCGGTGCCGAGATGATCTTCACCTCGAACCGCGTGCACGGCCTTTCGGCCACGCTGACGCCGTTCTTCGGCGGCCGCGCGCTGGCCTGA
- a CDS encoding glutathione S-transferase family protein: MLTVHHLGKSQSERIVWLCEELGLHYELKRYARDPVTMLAPPEYKALHPSGAAPVVTDGDLVLAESGAIVDYIVAKYGNGRLVLGPNDPAFPQFLYWLHFANGTLQPGMGRMMILNRLDLAQDNPTLLAMKGRLDRSYDLLDAHLRDAEYLAGNAFTTADIMMGFSLTTMRYFQPYDVQRCPNVVKYLGRVSARPAYRRAMEKGDPGMALLLG; the protein is encoded by the coding sequence ATGCTCACCGTCCATCACCTCGGCAAGTCTCAGTCCGAGCGCATCGTCTGGCTGTGCGAGGAACTGGGGCTTCACTACGAGCTGAAGCGCTATGCCCGCGATCCCGTCACCATGCTGGCGCCGCCGGAGTACAAGGCGCTGCACCCCAGCGGGGCAGCGCCGGTCGTGACCGACGGCGATCTCGTGCTCGCGGAGTCCGGCGCCATCGTCGACTACATCGTCGCAAAGTACGGCAACGGCCGTCTGGTGCTCGGCCCCAATGATCCCGCCTTCCCGCAGTTCCTGTACTGGCTTCACTTCGCCAATGGCACCTTGCAACCCGGCATGGGGCGGATGATGATTCTGAACCGGCTCGATCTTGCACAGGACAACCCGACCCTGCTTGCCATGAAGGGACGGCTCGATCGCTCCTACGATCTCCTCGACGCGCACCTTCGCGACGCCGAATATCTGGCGGGCAACGCCTTCACCACCGCCGACATCATGATGGGCTTTTCGCTGACGACGATGCGCTACTTCCAGCCCTATGATGTCCAGCGCTGCCCGAACGTGGTCAAGTATCTCGGCCGCGTCAGTGCCCGCCCGGCCTACCGGCGCGCGATGGAGAAGGGCGATCCCGGCATGGCGCTGCTGCTAGGCTGA
- a CDS encoding Crp/Fnr family transcriptional regulator — protein MPSGSADISSILDRILEAATDNLRIAKILVQMGLDPNDVTYDAIFNRLLEIFVHNITFANLFAVVGAGFFVATLLMRTMVPLRVANMIGCVFFAVFGALSANVATFLLYLLMLPINALRLRQMLKLVKKARHAAEGDMSIEWLKPFMTERKYRSGDTLFKLGDPAKEMLLTVTGKFLVKEINVEIGPGALMGELGFLTPDNRRTGTIECVEDGQVLTITYDRLLEIYFQDPQFGYYFLVLTSQRLLQNIDRLQKQLATERAATTNRIA, from the coding sequence ATGCCGTCCGGCAGCGCAGACATTTCCTCGATCCTCGACCGCATTCTTGAGGCGGCGACGGATAATCTCAGAATCGCGAAAATCCTGGTGCAGATGGGCCTCGATCCCAACGACGTCACCTACGACGCGATCTTTAACCGGCTGCTGGAGATCTTCGTCCACAACATCACGTTCGCCAATCTGTTCGCCGTGGTCGGGGCCGGCTTCTTCGTCGCCACCCTCTTGATGCGAACGATGGTGCCGCTGCGCGTCGCCAACATGATCGGCTGCGTATTCTTCGCCGTCTTCGGCGCGCTCTCCGCCAACGTCGCGACGTTCCTGCTCTATCTGCTGATGCTTCCGATCAACGCCCTTCGGCTGCGGCAGATGCTCAAGCTGGTCAAGAAGGCGCGCCATGCCGCCGAAGGCGACATGTCGATCGAATGGCTCAAGCCATTCATGACCGAGCGCAAATATCGAAGCGGCGATACGCTGTTCAAACTGGGCGATCCCGCCAAGGAGATGCTCCTCACGGTCACCGGCAAGTTCCTGGTCAAGGAGATCAATGTCGAGATCGGGCCCGGAGCTCTCATGGGCGAGCTCGGCTTCCTGACGCCCGACAACCGGCGAACCGGAACCATCGAATGCGTCGAGGACGGTCAGGTGCTGACGATCACCTATGACCGGCTGCTCGAGATCTACTTCCAGGACCCGCAGTTCGGCTATTACTTCCTGGTCCTGACCAGCCAGCGCCTGCTGCAGAACATCGATCGTTTGCAGAAGCAGCTCGCCACGGAGCGGGCGGCCACGACGAACAGGATCGCGTGA